From a region of the Candidatus Paceibacterota bacterium genome:
- a CDS encoding class I tRNA ligase family protein encodes MENQKINKSTHTEREERILNFWKEKGTFEKSLNKESPKGEFTFYDGPPFATGTPHYGHILAGTIKDVIPRWKTMQGYHVRRRWGWDCHGLPVENLIEKELGLKSKKDIVDYGIGKFNEAARESVMRYADEWRTIVPRLGRWVDMVNDYRTMDATYTESVWWIFKELHNKGLIYEGFKSMNLCPHCETTLSNFEVAQGYKDITDISVFVKFKLVSGSLASGGFTSGSSDPVYFLAWTTTPWTLPGNTALAINPKIEYMKISISEGDEQKKGFYILAKERLAVLKDVKYEIVESMKGSELVGQSYQPLFDYYSKDKDLKNRENGWKVYGAEFVTIEDGTGIVHIAPAFGADDYALSLENNLPFVQHVSMDGKFKKEITEFAGTKVKPIDTDEDKNAHQKADIEIIKWLAHNGFLFEKEKLIHSYPHCWRCQTPLLNYATSSWFVKVTDLKDKLVSENNKVTWVPPEVGSARFGNWLEGARDWAISRSRFWGAPIPVWKEESDDAMKVKYHVLGSVDDLKKFSKSKNTYYMMRHGQSENNILKVLNSDKSKKFHLTELGREQAKKTATDWSIKIDHIFCSPILRARETAELFAENVGFDKDKIVFDDRLCEMGMGEFEGVDENKLGNLFESREEYFTKNKNGVENRNDQKKRVGSFLEETDKKYEDKTILVVSHDGPLWMLESAAHGLDIQGSLALKPKDSVYLNNAEVRKLDFSPLPHNAEYELDLHRPYIDNIELKTEDGNKLTRVQDVFDCWFESGSMPYGESHYPFENEEFEPKSGLLHKSKGYPADFIAEGLDQTRGWFYSMLVLGVALFGKTPYKKVIVNGLVLAEDGEKMSKSKKNYPDPMLVVGKYGADSLRFYLLSSPVVHGQDLCFSEKGVDEVTKKVVNRLLNVVSFYEMYANSITNNQTPITKGISQNVLDKWIISRLNETTKEVSDGLEKGEVDRATRPFLDFTDDLSTWYLRRSRDRFKEDNEDKVFALETTKMVLLTIAKLLAPFMPFLADEVYQKVGGSMESVHLEDWPVDDKVDLKVLETMKVVRDIASKGLEARMSVKINVRQPLASLKISAFAKMVTAESTDKIKFNSKDMDAQFVDLIKDEVNVKEVIFGSTITNEVELDVVLTPELKEEGELRELLRKIQDLRKEKGLSVGDTAVLIATENLRGIISKNLETIKKTTSLGSIEYGEEFKLKV; translated from the coding sequence ATGGAAAATCAAAAAATAAATAAATCAACTCACACTGAAAGAGAAGAACGGATCCTGAATTTCTGGAAAGAAAAAGGAACATTTGAAAAGTCTTTGAACAAGGAATCTCCAAAAGGGGAGTTTACTTTTTACGATGGTCCGCCTTTTGCTACAGGAACTCCTCATTATGGTCATATTCTCGCCGGTACTATCAAGGACGTCATTCCAAGATGGAAAACGATGCAGGGTTACCATGTACGCCGACGTTGGGGTTGGGATTGTCATGGTTTGCCAGTAGAAAATCTCATAGAAAAAGAGCTTGGTCTCAAGAGTAAAAAAGATATTGTTGATTATGGTATCGGCAAATTCAATGAAGCCGCTAGAGAAAGTGTCATGCGTTATGCCGATGAATGGAGGACCATTGTCCCTAGATTGGGGAGGTGGGTAGATATGGTGAATGATTATCGCACTATGGATGCAACTTATACTGAGTCGGTTTGGTGGATCTTCAAAGAGTTACATAATAAAGGTTTGATTTATGAAGGTTTCAAATCTATGAACCTTTGTCCTCATTGTGAGACGACATTGTCCAATTTTGAGGTTGCTCAGGGTTACAAAGATATCACAGACATTTCTGTTTTTGTTAAATTCAAATTAGTTTCCGGAAGCCTCGCTTCCGGAGGCTTCACCTCCGGAAGTTCAGATCCTGTCTATTTCTTGGCTTGGACGACAACACCTTGGACTTTGCCGGGTAATACTGCTTTGGCAATAAATCCAAAGATTGAATATATGAAGATTTCTATTTCTGAAGGAGATGAACAAAAGAAAGGTTTTTATATTTTAGCCAAAGAAAGATTGGCGGTTTTGAAAGATGTCAAATATGAAATTGTAGAATCAATGAAAGGTTCGGAACTAGTCGGTCAATCATATCAACCGCTTTTTGATTATTATTCAAAAGATAAAGATCTCAAGAATAGGGAAAATGGTTGGAAAGTTTATGGTGCTGAATTTGTAACGATAGAAGATGGTACGGGTATCGTTCACATCGCTCCAGCTTTTGGTGCAGATGACTACGCTTTGTCTTTGGAAAACAATTTACCATTTGTTCAGCATGTCTCTATGGATGGAAAATTCAAAAAAGAAATCACGGAATTTGCTGGAACGAAGGTGAAGCCAATAGATACTGATGAAGATAAGAACGCTCATCAAAAGGCTGATATAGAAATCATAAAATGGTTGGCTCACAACGGATTTTTGTTTGAAAAAGAAAAGCTCATCCACTCATATCCTCATTGTTGGAGATGTCAGACACCATTGCTCAATTACGCTACATCTTCTTGGTTTGTAAAAGTTACGGATTTGAAAGATAAACTTGTTTCTGAAAACAATAAGGTCACTTGGGTTCCACCAGAAGTGGGAAGTGCTAGATTTGGTAATTGGCTAGAAGGTGCTCGCGATTGGGCTATATCAAGGTCTAGATTTTGGGGTGCACCGATACCGGTTTGGAAAGAAGAATCGGATGATGCAATGAAAGTAAAGTATCATGTATTGGGTTCAGTTGATGATCTAAAGAAGTTTAGTAAATCAAAGAATACGTATTATATGATGCGACATGGTCAGTCGGAGAATAATATCTTGAAAGTTTTGAATTCGGATAAATCAAAAAAGTTTCATCTGACTGAGCTTGGTAGAGAACAGGCTAAAAAGACGGCAACCGATTGGAGTATTAAGATTGATCATATATTTTGCTCGCCAATCCTCCGAGCTCGCGAGACGGCAGAATTATTTGCTGAGAACGTTGGCTTTGATAAAGATAAAATCGTTTTTGACGATCGCCTTTGTGAGATGGGAATGGGTGAATTTGAGGGTGTTGATGAAAATAAATTAGGAAATCTTTTTGAGAGTCGAGAGGAATATTTTACAAAAAATAAAAATGGAGTTGAGAATCGTAATGATCAGAAAAAACGTGTCGGCTCATTCTTGGAAGAGACTGATAAAAAATATGAAGATAAAACTATTCTTGTAGTTAGTCATGATGGCCCTCTTTGGATGTTGGAATCGGCGGCGCATGGTTTGGATATTCAAGGTTCTTTGGCACTCAAACCAAAAGATAGTGTGTATCTGAATAATGCCGAAGTTAGAAAATTGGATTTTTCACCACTTCCTCATAATGCCGAATATGAATTGGATTTGCATAGACCTTATATAGATAATATTGAACTCAAGACAGAGGATGGTAATAAACTAACGAGAGTTCAGGATGTTTTTGATTGTTGGTTTGAATCTGGTTCAATGCCTTACGGAGAATCTCATTATCCATTTGAGAATGAAGAGTTTGAGCCAAAATCTGGTTTGCTCCACAAATCAAAAGGTTATCCAGCTGATTTTATAGCGGAAGGTTTGGATCAGACAAGAGGATGGTTTTATTCCATGCTTGTTTTGGGGGTGGCACTTTTCGGAAAGACTCCTTACAAAAAAGTTATCGTTAACGGCTTAGTTTTGGCAGAAGATGGTGAAAAAATGTCCAAGTCAAAGAAGAATTATCCTGATCCAATGCTGGTGGTAGGTAAATACGGAGCCGATTCTCTCAGATTTTATTTACTCTCTTCACCGGTAGTTCACGGTCAGGATCTTTGTTTTAGTGAAAAAGGGGTGGATGAGGTGACGAAGAAAGTGGTCAATAGACTATTGAATGTGGTTTCTTTTTATGAAATGTATGCAAATTCAATAACCAATAACCAAACACCAATAACCAAGGGGATCTCTCAAAACGTTTTGGATAAATGGATCATTTCTAGATTGAATGAGACTACAAAAGAAGTTAGTGATGGTCTGGAAAAAGGGGAGGTAGATAGAGCTACAAGACCATTTTTGGATTTTACAGATGATCTTTCTACTTGGTATTTGAGACGTTCCCGCGATAGATTCAAAGAGGATAATGAAGATAAAGTCTTTGCTTTGGAAACAACTAAAATGGTTTTGCTTACGATTGCAAAATTGTTGGCGCCATTCATGCCATTCCTAGCCGATGAAGTTTATCAGAAGGTTGGTGGTTCAATGGAAAGTGTTCATTTGGAAGATTGGCCAGTAGATGACAAGGTTGATTTGAAAGTATTGGAGACAATGAAAGTTGTCAGAGATATAGCATCAAAAGGTTTGGAAGCTCGCATGTCGGTCAAGATCAATGTCCGTCAACCACTTGCAAGTCTCAAAATTTCTGCTTTTGCAAAAATGGTGACCGCAGAATCTACAGACAAAATAAAATTCAATTCAAAAGATATGGACGCGCAGTTTGTAGATCTTATAAAAGATGAAGTGAATGTTAAAGAAGTTATTTTTGGGTCTACTATTACAAATGAAGTAGAACTTGATGTAGTTTTGACACCAGAACTCAAGGAAGAAGGTGAACTACGCGAACTTCTACGAAAGATTCAAGATCTTAGAAAAGAAAAAGGCTTGTCGGTTGGAGATACGGCTGTACTCATTGCCACTGAAAATCTCAGAGGAATAATTTCTAAAAATTTGGAAACAATCAAGAAAACTACGAGTCTTGGTTCTATTGAATATGGAGAAGAGTTCAAGTTGAAAGTCTAG
- a CDS encoding recombination protein O N-terminal domain-containing protein: MYNIYTTPGFVVGSKPHGEAGKIIFIFTRDFGMVTATAQGIRLEKSKLRYNLQDYSFGTFSLVRGKEFWRLTSGAEQVISSIEKGGPIESGPSNSSGQGKQLTARIALLLRRFLHGEENHPELFDCIRNGIQFLEKVSNITEEQLKTLESVIVFRMLELLGYIGKDSVLQGKLQSNSFSIELLDELASKRVVINQHINKALKESHL, encoded by the coding sequence ATGTACAACATATATACCACCCCCGGTTTCGTTGTCGGATCAAAACCCCATGGGGAAGCGGGTAAGATAATTTTTATCTTTACTCGTGATTTTGGCATGGTCACGGCTACGGCACAAGGTATTCGTCTGGAAAAATCAAAACTTCGTTACAATTTGCAGGATTATTCTTTTGGTACATTTTCTCTGGTTAGAGGTAAAGAATTTTGGAGATTGACCAGTGGAGCGGAGCAAGTTATTAGTTCTATTGAAAAAGGTGGTCCGATTGAGAGTGGCCCCTCGAATTCCTCGGGGCAGGGTAAACAACTCACGGCTCGCATAGCCTTACTTCTCCGAAGATTCCTCCATGGCGAAGAAAATCATCCAGAATTATTTGATTGCATTAGAAATGGAATTCAATTCTTGGAGAAAGTGTCAAATATTACCGAAGAGCAATTAAAAACCCTTGAATCAGTAATTGTTTTTAGAATGCTTGAATTATTGGGCTATATCGGAAAAGATTCCGTATTACAAGGTAAATTGCAATCAAACTCATTCTCAATTGAATTGCTGGATGAATTGGCCAGTAAGAGGGTAGTTATCAACCAACATATAAATAA